The Sesamum indicum cultivar Zhongzhi No. 13 unplaced genomic scaffold, S_indicum_v1.0 scaffold00156, whole genome shotgun sequence genome has a segment encoding these proteins:
- the LOC105179431 gene encoding uncharacterized protein LOC105179431 yields METNKFNGTNYNNRLQNLKIVLNFKNQVYVFDKSLPTTLLKGSLLKECVTFERWHENNCKVRCTILALMINDFQKKYDRLEYIPSIMLHIKEVYATPDRHIRYAATKAFFVTKMTEGFSMQRHGVKMLPSQRSSKTSKLGLTVSCTSM; encoded by the coding sequence atggagactaataaatttaatggcacAAACTACAACAATCGGCTGCAAAATCTAAAGATTGTcctaaatttcaagaatcagGTCTATGTCTTCGACAAGTCGCTCCCGACGACATTACTGAAAGGATCCTTGCTCAAAGAATGTGTGACGTTCGAGAGGTGGCATGAGAACAACTGCAAGGTCCGCTGTACCATATTAGCTTTGATGATCAATGACttccaaaagaaatatgatagGTTGGAATACATTCCCTCGATAATGCTTCACATAAAGGAAGTTTATGCAACtcctgataggcatattagatatgccgctacaaaagcatttttcgtGACAAAGATGACTGAAGGATTTTCTATGCAAAGGCATGGCGTCAAAATGCTTCCCTCGCAGAGAAGCTCAAAGACCTC